From the genome of Ictalurus furcatus strain D&B chromosome 4, Billie_1.0, whole genome shotgun sequence, one region includes:
- the capn12 gene encoding calpain-12, producing the protein MSDSASDPGSITNPMKFKNQDFVSLRDECLQSGKLFVDPSFTADQNSIGMPADPDPKMAIKWLRPKEISSNAVFVEGTTGTTDICQGQLGNCWLLASLSCLTMHPTLFEKVVPSGQTMDASYAGIFRFRFWQYGEWVEVVVDDSLPVRGGRLLFSYSRTKNEFWSALVEKAYAKLIGSYNSLKGGNISEGMEDFTGGIAYTRPVSSRTPPVLWRTLTAALSRGSLLSCFIQAKSVKEIGSVTQEGLVKGHAYAITATDKVHKKAEEVLLVRLRNPWGFVEFCGPWSDKSKVWDGIDSAEKTRIKLNIEEDGEFWIGVQDFCKLFDTVELCSVEPDSDAGEEGNATDTSSWSLTSHKGSWVPMCSAGGSRKNARTFCKNPQFHLVLSQQDVEDVEIDEDDLDGRDDDDDGAAAQAKSGVDKHKEKMKKCTVLIELLQKDRRLKDKVNFLYIGYHIYKVPPELQDSTGSFSQAFFDANPLVGRSGQYRNMRAVWRKVHLDPGHYIIVVSTQRPNQPGVFFLRIYAKKGNTLGVREITCPTAFTTTVMSNPPSPEDQRMVQKWFDEQAGPDDKLNALEFMKLLNTVLEKDYHVPLETCRQLIFTQDTGGRGRLSRDQADNLLSTLRSLQSIFLEYDEDSSGTISPFELSQTLKAAGMQCDNNILHMLWERFGSGEQQLPFYIFVSCVTRLQVLFSLFESESSLEVKSRGINKWLLRLLAV; encoded by the exons ATGTCGGACAGCGCCTCCGATCCGGGCTCCATTACCAATCCGATGAAGTTTAAGAATCAGGACTTCGTGTCTCTGCGTGATGAGTGTCTCCAGTCCGGAAAACTCTTCGTGGACCCGAGCTTTACTGCTGATCAGAACTCCATCGGCATGCCGGCAGATCCAGACCCCAAAATGGCCATCAAGTGGCTTAGACCTAAG GAAATCAGCAGCAACGCTGTCTTCGTGGAGGGAACCACAGGCACTACTGATATCTGCCAGGGCCAGCTGG GTAACTGCTGGTTGCTCGCTTCTCTGTCCTGTCTCACTATGCACCCGACTCTGTTTGAGAAAGTGGTCCCATCAGGACAAACCATGGATGCATCCTATGCTGGAATCTTCCGCTTCAGG ttctggCAGTATGGTGAGtgggtggaggtggtggtggatgaCAGTTTGCCCGTGCGAGGAGGCCGTCTGCTCTTCAGCTATTCGCGCACTAAGAACGAGTTCTGGAGCGCCCTGGTGGAGAAGGCTTACGCCAA gttgatTGGCTCCTACAACAGTCTAAAGGGAGGCAATATTTCTGAGGGGATGGAGGACTTCACGGGTGGCATTGCCTACACTCGTCCGGTTTCCTCACGCACGCCTCCCGTCCTGTGGAGGACTCTGACTGCGGCGCTGTCCAGAGGCAGCCTACTAAGCTGCTtcatacag GCCAAAAGTGTGAAAGAGATTGGCAGTGTGACTCAAGAGGGGCTGGTCAAAGGTCATGCCTATGCCATCACTGCCACAGATAAG GTGCACAAGAAAGCAGAGGAGGTGTTACTGGTGAGACTGAGAAACCCCTGGGGATTTGTGGAGTTCTGTGGACCATGGAGTGACAA gaGTAAAGTCTGGGATGGCATAGACAGTGCAGAGAAGACCAGAATCAAATTGAACATCGAAGAAGATGGAGAATTTTG gATTGGGGTGCAGGATTTTTGCAAGCTGTTTGACACAGTGGAGTTGTGTAGTGTGGAACCTGACTCTGATGCTGGAGAGGAAGGGAATGCCACTGACACCTCCTCTTGGTCCTTGACCTCCCACAAGGGGTCCTGGGTGCCCATGTGCTCTGCAGGGGGCAGCCGCAAAAACGCac GAACTTTCTGTAAGAACCCACAGTTCCACTTGGTTCTATCGCAGCAGGACGTGGAGGACGTGGAGATCGACGAGGATGATTTGGACGGCAgggatgatgacgatgatggcgCTGCAGCTCAGGCAAAGAGCGGTGTGGACAAACACAAAGAGAAGATGAAGAAATGCACGGTACTGATAGAGCTGCTGCAGAAAGACCGTCGACTGAAAGACAAAGTCAACTTCCTTTATATTGGATACCATATCTACAAA GTGCCTCCTGAG CTGCAGGACAGTACAGGATCTTTCAGCCAGGCGTTTTTTGATGCTAACCCACTGGTGGGCCGTTCTGGACAGTATCGTAACATGCGGGCTGTGTGGAGGAAGGTGCATTTGGACCCGGGGCACTACATCATTGTGGTGTCCACACAGAGGCCCAACCAGCCCGGGGTTTTTTTCCTCCGCATCTACGCCAAGAAAGGCAACACACTGGG GGTTCGTGAGATCACCTGTCCTACTGCTTTTACCAca ACTGTAATGTCAAACCCTCCATCACCTGAGGATCAGAGAATGGTGCAGAAGTGGTTTGATGAACAAGCTGGACCG GATGACAAATTAAACGCGCTGGAGTTTATGAAGCTGCTCAACACAG TGCTAGAGAAGGACTACCATGTTCCTCTGGAGACCTGCAGACAGCTCATTTTCACACAAGAT ACTGGTGGTAGAGGCAGATTGAGTCGTGATCAGGCTGATAATCTCCTCTCAACTCTGCGCAGTCTGCAG tcaATCTTTCTTGAGTATGATGAGGATTCATCTGGAACCATTAGTCCTTTTGAGCTCAGTCAAACTCTTAAAGCAGCAG gTATGCAGTGTGATAATAACATACTACACATGCTTTGGGAGCGCTTCGGCTCTGGAGAGCAGCAATTGCCTTTCTACATCTTCGTGTCATGTGTTACTAGACTGCAAGTCCTCTTTT CTCTGTTTGAGTCAGAAAGCAGCCTGGAGGTGAAGAGCAGAGGCATAAACAAG